The Impatiens glandulifera chromosome 3, dImpGla2.1, whole genome shotgun sequence genome contains a region encoding:
- the LOC124930606 gene encoding secreted RxLR effector protein 161-like yields MLGRYLSNPGMDHWVAVKRVMRYLKRTKDYMLTYKKLDQLEIVGYSDSDFAGCQDSRRSTSDYIFMLAGGAILWKSIKQTLIASSTMAAEFIACHEASNHGMWLRNFVTG; encoded by the coding sequence ATGTTAGGCAGATATCTGAGTAACCCTGGTATGGATCACTGGGTAGCAGTCAAGCGGGTTATGcgttatttgaaaagaactaaagACTACATGCTCACATATAAGAAATTGGACCAACTGGAGATCGTTGGATATTCGGATTCGGATTTTGCTGGATGCCAAGACAGCCGGAGATCCACTTCAGATTATATCTTCATGCTTGCTGGAGGAGCAATCTTATGGAAAAGTATTAAACAAACACTCATTGCTTCTTCCACTATGGCCGCTGAATTTATAGCATGTCATGAGGCATCCAATCATGGAATGTGGCTGCGGAATTTTGTCACTGGCTAA
- the LOC124931895 gene encoding LIM domain-containing protein WLIM1-like translates to MAFAGTTQKCNACEKTVYLVDKLTADNRIFHKACFRCHHCRGTLKLGNYNSFEGVLYCRPHFDQLFKRTGSLEKSFEGTPKIVKPEKIVDTEKPSIVKVSGMFGGTREKCVGCKNTCYPTERVTVNGSSYHKSCFKCSHGGCVISPSNYIAHEGRLYCKHHHTQLIKEKGNLSQLEGGNDNKEPAVANGQMAIA, encoded by the exons ATGGCATTTGCAGGTACAACCCAGAAATGTAACGCATGTGAAAAGACAGTTTATCTTGTTGATAAGCTTACTGCTGATAATCGTATCTTTCACAAAGCTTGTTTTCGATGCCATCATTGCAGGGGAACCCTTAAG CTGGGGAATTACAATTCCTTTGAAGGGGTCTTATATTGCAGACCCCATTTTGATCAGCTCTTCAAAAGAACTGGTAGTCTTGAGAAAAGTTTTGAAG GGACACCTAAGATAGTTAAGCCAGAGAAAATAGTGGATACAGAG AAACCTTCGATTGTTAAAGTTTCTGGTATGTTTGGAGGAACAAGGGAGAAATGTGTTGGTTGTAAGAACACTTGTTATCCAACTGAAAGG GTAACTGTGAATGGGAGTTCATACCACAAGAGTTGTTTCAAGTGTAGCCATGGAGGCTGTGTTATTAGCCCGTCGAACTACATTGCCCATGAAGGGCGGCTTTATTGCAAACACCACCATACTCAGCTTATAAAGGAGAAGGGAAACTTGAGCCAGCTTGAAGGAGGCAATGACAATAAGGAACCTGCAGTTGCAAATGGACAAATGGCTATTGCCTAA
- the LOC124931897 gene encoding exocyst complex component EXO70I-like, giving the protein MQTNTIKNVDQSSSTILIQLQSACSDLKTLLQTSTDMETHLKKMDKRSDSLHQALIAASTSIVPLQSLSIAAKSLETRINRAVSPSICLIDGFKLAENLQRKLIDFSDELRTEKSPKKRLRILKKYVDCVDELNSAINSISQEGEPAIQKLQEVVEFLSRTKATDQYRTHRLRETLITLKALYETEVDAMRFDGLLDEALLNLQDEFESLLLQLKHQDIKEGNDEEIVTYDLANEFQVDVLKQIAETLAANDCVDICIDIFIKVRYRRAAKALMRLNPEYLRTYTPEQIDEMEWENLESSISLWIQHFQIAVKTVLVAEKHLSDQILCSIFHNSLSSHCSAKISDKIMAVFFRFGEAVARSNKEPQKLFKLLDMFQSLQSIKPEFSTVFEGEAGEDICTRFRELEKLLIHSSCKVFWEFGLQIECNQDGYPPPADGSVPKLVRYATNYLKFLTTETYCGLMGKVLQTEHVWKSGVLSKPELEEDLLREAIVNIMEAIQRNVETKRSRYRDNILSHVFAVNTYWYIYMRTRTSELGKLLGGQYMKKKYKAAAEEAAYLYQTQAWGTLIKLLDKEDLKRAKKDAIGSLVKEKMEAFMNGLNEITQKHMNSYSIRDLDLRDQIKDATLKLVVPTYREFVESYVSFVQVKSYLSPESIQVLLEQAFEGGDREQAGDVNSFGYRRGSNLRKSVGDSRDMGSFNRSNNSIASHA; this is encoded by the exons aTGCAGACAAACACTATCAAAAACGTCGACCAATCCTCGTCGACGATCCTCATCCAATTACAATCAGCATGTTCAGATCTCAAAACCCTTCTCCAAACATCAACAGACATGGAAACCCACCTCAAAAAGATGGACAAAAGATCAGATTCTTTACACCAAGCTTTAATAGCTGCTTCAACAAGTATCGTTCCTTTACAATCGCTATCCATCGCTGCCAAATCGCTCGAAACAAGAATCAATCGCGCAGTATCTCCGTCGATTTGTCTCATTGATGGGTTCAAATTAGCGGAGAATCTCCAGCGTAAACTCATCGATTTCTCCGATGAATTACGAACTGAGAAATCGCCTAAGAAACGTCTTCGGATTCTAAAGAAATATGTTGATTGTGTTGATGAACTTAACTCGGCTATTAATTCTATTAGCCAAGAGGGTGAACCCGCGATTCAAAAGTTACAA GAAGTGGTTGAGTTTCTAAGTCGGACGAAGGCAACAGATCAATATAGAACACATCGATTAAGAGAAACTTTGATTACTCTCAAAGCATTGTATGAAACGGAAGTTGACGCAATGAGATTTGATGGGTTGCTCGATGAAGCGTTATTGAATTTACAAGACGAGTTCGAGTCTTTGTTGCTACAACTAAAACACCAAGACATTAAGGAAGGAAATGACGAAGAAATTGTGACCTATGATTTGGCAAATGAATTTCAGGTCGATGTTTTGAAGCAAATTGCAGAGACACTTGCAGCCAATGATTGTGTAGATATTTGCATTGATATCTTTATAAAG GTTCGATACAGAAGAGCAGCAAAAGCATTAATGCGTCTGAATCCAGAATATCTCCGAACATATACGCCGGAGCAAATCGATGAAATGGAATGGGAAAATCTTGAATCATCAATCTCTCTTTGGATCCAACATTTTCAAATCGCCGTCAAAACAGTCCTCGTCGCCGAAAAACATCTCTCTGATCAAATCCTATGTTCCATCTTCCATAACTCTCTCTCCTCTCATTGCTCCGCCAAAATCTCCGACAAGATCATGGCTGTCTTCTTCCGCTTTGGTGAAGCCGTAGCTCGTAGCAACAAAGAGCCTCAAAAACTCTTCAAACTTCTAGACATG TTCCAATCACTACAAAGTATCAAACCAGAATTCTCCACCGTCTTCGAAGGAGAAGCCGGAGAAGACATCTGTACGAGGTTTCGTGAGCTTGAGAAACTTCTAATACATAGTTCATGTAAAGTTTTTTGGGAATTTGGATTACAAATAGAATGTAATCAAGATGGTTATCCGCCCCCAGCAGATGGAAGTGTTCCAAAATTGGTCAGATATGctacaaattatttgaaatttttgacaACAGAAACTTATTGTGGTTTGATGGGTAAGGTTCTTCAGACAGAACATGTTTGGAAATCTGGTGTTTTGTCGAAACCTGAATTGGAAGAAGATTTATTAAGGGAAGCCATTGTTAATATTATGGAAGCAATTCAAAGGAATGTGGAAACGAAGAGATCTCGTTATAGAGATAACATTCTTTCTCATGTTTTTGCCGTCAACACTTACTG GTACATTTACATGAGGACTAGAACTTCAGAATTGGGCAAACTATTGGGGGGACAATACATGAAAAAGAAGTACAAAGCTGCAGCAGAGGAAGCAGCTTACTTGTACCAAACACAAGCATGGGGAACTCTAATAAAACTTCTAGACAAGGAAGATCTAAAGAGAGCTAAAAAAGATGCAATTGGAAGTCTGGTTAAAGAAAAGATGGAAGCTTTTATGAATGGGCTTAATGAAATCACACAAAAGCACATGAATTCTTACTCTATAAGGGATTTGGATTTAAGGGATCAAATCAAAGATGCTACTTTGAAGCTTGTTGTTCCAACTTATAGAGAGTTTGTTGAATCCTATGTTTCTTTTGTGCAAGTCAAGTCTTATTTGTCTCCGGAATCGATTCAAGTGTTGTTGGAACAGGCATTTGAGGGAGGTGATCGTGAACAGGCTGGTGATGTTAATTCTTTTGGGTATAGGCGTGGATCAAATTTGAGGAAGTCGGTTGGAGATTCGCGAGATATGGGATCGTTTAATAGGTCGAATAATAGTATTGCTAGTCATGCATGA
- the LOC124930608 gene encoding NAC domain-containing protein 102-like: MEGSNDNESECLVPIGAPNGSQLFVPKCFRFNPKDDELISDFLLRKSKSLPLDVDVIAEVDIYKFNPWELPKMALYGEEDWYFFTLRNGKHPNRGRPNRLAGTGFWMATGPKKIIGHSSKVQGIRKSMAFFTGRVPHARRTNWLMHEYSLLDVDSSSTAKGRKSSRVDEWVIGRVYHKKDTKEMYHPTRKNKKKRTSVDGVDSGTKMTPMLTLESPDLGRPVDSETGIGSSIELMVDDLLDQPFPPVPENIDYLF; encoded by the exons ATGGAGGGTTCAAATGACAATGAGAGTGAATGTTTAGTACCTATAGGGGCTCCTAATGGGAGTCAACTTTTTGTACCTAAATGTTTCAGATTCAATCCGAAGGATGATGAACTAATTTCAGATTTTCTCCTTCGCAAATCTAAGTCATTGCCATTGGATGTAGATGTGATTGCTGAGGTTGATATATACAAGTTCAATCCATGGGAACTTCCAA AAATGGCTCTTTATGGTGAAGAAGATTGGTACTTCTTCACCCTTAGGAATGGAAAGCACCCTAACAGGGGTAGGCCAAACCGTTTAGCCGGAACAGGTTTTTGGATGGCAACCGGACCCAAAAAGATAATTGGTCATTCTTCTAAGGTCCAAGGCATAAGAAAGTCAATGGCTTTTTTTACTGGAAGAGTTCCTCATGCGAGAAGAACCAATTGGTTGATGCACGAGTATTCCCTTCTCGATGTAGATAGTAGTTCTACCGCGAAGGGTAGAAAGTCTTCTAGG GTCGATGAATGGGTGATTGGTCGTGTCTACCATAAAAAAGACACAAAAGAGATGTACCACCCGACCcggaaaaataagaaaaaaagaacaaGTGTTGATGGGGTCGACTCTGGAACCAAGATGACCCCCATGTTGACGTTGGAATCCCCCGACCTTGGAAGGCCGGTGGATTCCGAAACAggcattggttcttctatcGAACTGATGGTTGATGATTTGCTTGATCAGCCGTTTCCCCCAGTACCGGAAAACATTGATTATTTGTTTTAG